In Methanomicrobium antiquum, one DNA window encodes the following:
- a CDS encoding tetratricopeptide repeat protein, producing MFTAIFFSGCTGRSSEENLKAMAEFATKANASAKHYDNMVESDPGNATAWVIRAMYYNNNFNQYDEALYSVNKALEINPELGLSWHTKGFILLNSGDKTGAALCYENATRYDPSLAGSTPDIDNFKTGGSQFVAVSYKAE from the coding sequence GTGTTTACGGCTATTTTCTTCTCCGGCTGTACTGGTCGTTCCAGTGAGGAAAATCTAAAGGCAATGGCGGAGTTTGCAACTAAGGCAAATGCAAGCGCTAAGCATTATGATAATATGGTAGAATCTGATCCGGGAAATGCAACGGCTTGGGTTATCAGAGCAATGTACTATAACAATAATTTCAACCAGTATGATGAGGCCTTATACAGTGTGAATAAGGCTCTTGAAATAAACCCTGAATTAGGGCTTTCATGGCACACAAAGGGTTTTATTCTGCTGAATTCCGGAGATAAAACGGGAGCTGCCCTCTGCTATGAAAACGCCACAAGGTACGATCCCTCACTTGCAGGTTCAACACCTGATATTGATAATTTTAAAACAGGCGGGTCACAGTTTGTAGCCGTCAGTTATAAGGCAGAATGA
- a CDS encoding helix-turn-helix domain-containing protein, with the protein MNQIGERILAARKGAGLSLRALADIAGISHTAISKYEKGEITPDSDMLIKIANATGKSMDFFFRDITIGSLKPNYRCKKSLGKKTETKIHAKTLDWLERYLEIEHISDEKIAVILPDRKDCHVDSLNDIEKVALRVRMQWNLGLDPIDNLIDSFEMHGIKVGIIDVDTKFDALTFHYDDTPVIAVAKNIPGDRQRFNLAHELGHIILDINPGLDAEKAANRFAGAFLIPEEMMKYELLEKRRTIDINELYRIKHKYGISMKALIHRAADLEIITDNIAERLYRLFSKNGWNKKEPGKGFPNERPIHMELLILRAHAEEKITRSRAVELFGEPLTNILNEYNEPEMING; encoded by the coding sequence GTGAATCAGATTGGAGAAAGAATACTTGCCGCCAGAAAAGGAGCAGGACTTAGCCTGAGAGCTTTGGCAGACATTGCAGGGATTTCTCATACTGCCATCTCAAAATATGAAAAAGGAGAGATAACACCTGATTCCGACATGCTCATAAAAATAGCGAATGCTACCGGTAAAAGCATGGATTTCTTTTTCAGGGATATTACCATTGGGTCACTCAAGCCGAATTACCGGTGCAAAAAAAGCCTTGGAAAAAAAACAGAAACTAAAATACACGCAAAAACACTTGACTGGCTGGAAAGATATCTTGAGATAGAGCATATCAGCGATGAAAAAATAGCTGTTATACTGCCGGACAGAAAAGATTGCCATGTGGATTCTCTAAACGATATCGAAAAAGTTGCACTAAGAGTTCGTATGCAATGGAATCTGGGATTAGATCCAATCGATAATTTAATTGACAGTTTTGAGATGCATGGAATTAAAGTAGGCATTATTGATGTCGATACAAAATTTGATGCACTAACATTCCATTATGATGATACTCCGGTTATTGCGGTTGCTAAAAACATTCCTGGCGACAGGCAGAGATTTAATCTGGCTCATGAACTGGGCCATATAATTCTTGATATAAATCCCGGACTGGATGCTGAAAAGGCTGCAAACAGATTTGCAGGAGCATTTCTGATCCCGGAAGAGATGATGAAATATGAGCTCCTCGAAAAGCGAAGAACAATTGATATTAATGAATTATACCGGATAAAACACAAATATGGCATAAGTATGAAGGCCCTGATACACCGTGCAGCCGATCTTGAAATTATTACAGATAATATTGCAGAAAGGCTTTACCGCTTGTTTTCAAAAAATGGCTGGAATAAAAAAGAGCCGGGTAAAGGTTTTCCCAACGAAAGACCGATTCACATGGAGCTTTTAATCCTTCGTGCCCATGCCGAGGAAAAAATCACCAGATCACGTGCAGTTGAACTTTTCGGAGAGCCCCTGACAAACATCCTCAATGAATATAATGAGCCGGAGATGATTAATGGCTGA
- a CDS encoding IS1634 family transposase, with protein MQTKLRTYVVEPNDNISFPIGIILLVKTLYEILNFSEIFGKHKKKGISIDDLLIALISYKLTDNFSIKRSHGWINRLEVLQIFNLISFSERTIYRLLETIGANREEIISDIQDRIFDRYDFDLTDINMDWTSIVLHGNKAELGKYGYSRDHRPDKKQITIGLAELANPINIPIGMTVEPGNLNDQKHFKKTYLQVKDRLKEDSLVIFDKGANSIDNTQMIRSDNLQYITGKKLNKSDDKIIAKFEEYSPEIIDDEAGIRGIKIVKPNSINYFYFSKKLQKEQLESRARKVVKQIKEAKTIQECIEKNKKLPKKFRINNLLVDVDYSIQTKLVQISEDEAVKLLEDKLITGREGFFCLKSSKNLTLVEALNTYRKKDSIEKIFHSLKNEIEIKPLRVWTDNSIYGALIIGFIAQLFISLIRFEIPEMKHTSTKFIKKSLSNLTVTIDLWKRKTKKYIHSNFDSINTKILLYDWGIS; from the coding sequence ATGCAAACAAAACTAAGAACCTATGTAGTTGAGCCTAATGACAATATATCCTTTCCTATTGGCATCATCCTGCTTGTCAAAACACTATATGAAATACTTAATTTTTCAGAAATTTTTGGCAAGCATAAGAAAAAAGGAATAAGTATCGATGATTTACTTATCGCGCTTATCAGTTACAAGCTGACTGATAATTTCAGCATCAAGCGCTCACATGGATGGATAAATCGCTTAGAGGTTTTGCAGATATTTAACCTGATTTCTTTCAGTGAAAGAACGATTTATCGTCTTCTTGAAACAATCGGAGCAAACAGAGAAGAAATCATCTCAGATATTCAGGATAGAATCTTTGATAGGTATGATTTTGATCTCACCGACATCAACATGGACTGGACCAGTATAGTTCTTCACGGAAATAAAGCAGAACTTGGTAAATATGGATATAGTCGGGATCACAGACCTGACAAAAAACAGATAACTATTGGATTGGCTGAACTGGCTAATCCAATCAATATTCCGATAGGAATGACTGTTGAACCCGGAAATCTCAACGATCAGAAACATTTCAAAAAGACGTATCTTCAGGTAAAAGATAGATTAAAAGAAGATTCTCTAGTAATATTTGACAAAGGTGCAAACAGCATTGATAATACTCAGATGATTCGCTCCGATAACCTGCAGTATATCACAGGAAAGAAGCTTAACAAAAGTGATGATAAGATAATTGCAAAATTCGAAGAATATAGTCCTGAAATTATTGATGATGAAGCCGGCATTCGCGGCATTAAAATTGTGAAACCAAACAGCATCAATTACTTCTATTTTTCAAAGAAACTTCAGAAAGAACAACTTGAATCCAGGGCGAGAAAAGTTGTGAAACAGATTAAGGAAGCAAAAACGATTCAGGAATGTATTGAAAAAAATAAAAAACTCCCTAAGAAGTTTCGTATAAATAATTTGCTTGTTGATGTTGATTATTCCATCCAGACAAAACTTGTTCAAATTTCAGAGGATGAAGCTGTAAAACTCCTTGAAGATAAATTAATCACTGGCAGAGAAGGATTTTTCTGTCTGAAATCAAGTAAGAATTTGACACTTGTTGAGGCCCTAAATACATATCGAAAAAAAGACTCGATTGAGAAGATATTCCACTCTTTAAAGAATGAAATTGAAATTAAACCATTGAGAGTCTGGACAGATAACAGCATTTATGGTGCGTTAATCATCGGATTTATTGCACAGCTTTTTATTTCACTGATTCGATTTGAAATCCCGGAAATGAAGCATACATCTACAAAATTCATAAAAAAATCATTATCGAATTTGACAGTTACCATTGATTTGTGGAAAAGAAAGACAAAAAAGTACATTCACTCGAATTTTGACTCCATAAATACGAAGATTTTACTCTATGACTGGGGCATTTCATGA
- a CDS encoding winged helix-turn-helix transcriptional regulator, whose amino-acid sequence MDLKGVAIALILIFIFAYINQTSVSSNIVVTPSEDPVDFSREDVVTVSEWWEIPLNFYAVSYIAEKIPFLIPLANLIAVMAGFLFGIRFIKNKNVLDNEKRAEIFQIIQDNPGINKKGIENLTKINSNSLEYHLKMLESKDKITSQKESKKRHYFENHNKYSQENQLARMILDCSKTKEILNYISVNPGCTHKDLLEYTKMSGSTISWHTGKLRIGDLIDIKKDKNSSHHYIKPKAGFLLTESQNPYNTKDYFDDSVHNL is encoded by the coding sequence ATGGATCTGAAGGGGGTTGCAATAGCATTAATTCTCATTTTTATATTTGCTTATATCAATCAGACCTCAGTCAGCTCAAATATTGTTGTAACTCCAAGTGAAGACCCCGTGGATTTTTCGAGGGAAGATGTGGTTACTGTATCGGAATGGTGGGAAATTCCATTAAATTTTTATGCAGTGTCATATATTGCGGAAAAAATTCCATTTTTGATTCCACTGGCAAATCTCATTGCAGTAATGGCAGGTTTTCTTTTTGGAATCAGGTTTATAAAAAATAAAAATGTCCTCGATAATGAAAAAAGAGCTGAAATTTTCCAGATAATACAGGATAATCCCGGCATAAATAAAAAGGGTATTGAAAATTTAACCAAAATTAATTCTAATTCCCTTGAATACCACCTGAAAATGCTTGAAAGCAAAGATAAAATTACGTCCCAAAAAGAATCAAAAAAGAGACATTATTTTGAAAATCACAATAAATACAGTCAGGAAAACCAGCTTGCAAGAATGATTCTGGACTGCAGTAAAACAAAGGAAATTTTAAATTATATTTCCGTTAATCCGGGATGCACCCATAAAGATCTGCTTGAATACACAAAAATGTCAGGCTCAACAATATCCTGGCATACCGGAAAATTACGGATTGGAGATCTTATCGATATTAAAAAGGACAAAAATTCCAGCCACCATTACATAAAACCAAAAGCCGGATTCCTTTTAACTGAATCTCAAAATCCATATAATACTAAGGATTATTTTGACGATTCAGTCCACAATTTATAA
- a CDS encoding ATP-binding protein yields the protein MIKREAEEKLKQLAEGFPAVSVTGPRQSGKTTLVKAVFPDKPYVLLEEPDTRAYALEDPRSFLKQYENTGAIIDEIQHVPELFSYLQGILDSSSENGRFILSGSQNFLLSEKISQSLAGRVGILKLLPLSMSELKAEGFGLKTYEDYLFNGFFPRIYDSKINAQDYYSSYVQTYIERDLRELKQIKNLSTFQDFLKMCANRNGQIINFTSIGNDCGISDNTVREWISLLCASFIIILTRAHHKNFNKRLTKMPKLYFTDPGLAAYLAGIQDIDQVKFHPMKGGLFESLIISEMLKYRFNRSKENNLYYWRDKSGHEIDCIIDTGEENPVPVEIKAGRTVNDDYFKNISYWNNLSGNEPERSFVVYGGDSPQNRKAGRVVSYDDLSQVIEFL from the coding sequence ATGATAAAAAGAGAAGCAGAAGAAAAACTAAAGCAGCTTGCAGAGGGCTTTCCTGCAGTATCTGTGACCGGGCCAAGGCAGTCGGGAAAGACTACCCTTGTAAAGGCAGTTTTTCCGGACAAACCCTATGTTTTGCTTGAAGAGCCGGACACAAGAGCATACGCTTTGGAAGATCCAAGAAGTTTTTTGAAGCAGTATGAAAATACCGGTGCAATAATTGATGAGATTCAGCATGTTCCTGAGCTTTTTTCCTATCTCCAGGGAATACTTGACAGTTCATCAGAAAATGGCAGATTCATACTTTCGGGTTCACAGAATTTTCTCCTTTCTGAGAAAATATCCCAGTCTCTTGCAGGAAGGGTTGGAATCTTAAAACTTCTTCCTCTCTCAATGAGTGAGTTAAAAGCAGAAGGCTTTGGTCTGAAAACATACGAGGATTATTTGTTCAACGGATTTTTCCCACGGATTTATGACAGCAAAATAAATGCACAGGACTATTACTCTTCATATGTTCAGACATATATTGAAAGAGACCTGCGAGAGCTTAAACAAATAAAAAACCTCTCCACATTTCAGGATTTCCTGAAGATGTGCGCAAACAGAAACGGCCAGATAATAAATTTTACTTCAATTGGAAATGATTGCGGAATATCAGACAACACTGTGAGGGAATGGATTTCCCTTCTCTGTGCGTCATTCATAATAATCCTGACAAGAGCACATCACAAAAATTTCAACAAACGGCTTACAAAAATGCCCAAACTTTATTTTACAGACCCGGGTCTTGCAGCATATCTTGCCGGAATACAGGACATCGATCAGGTAAAATTCCATCCTATGAAAGGAGGACTCTTTGAATCTCTCATTATCAGTGAAATGTTAAAATACAGGTTCAACAGATCAAAGGAGAACAATCTCTATTACTGGAGAGACAAATCCGGGCATGAGATAGACTGCATTATTGATACAGGAGAAGAGAATCCGGTGCCTGTCGAAATTAAGGCAGGAAGAACAGTAAATGACGATTACTTCAAAAACATCTCGTACTGGAATAATCTTTCAGGCAACGAGCCTGAGAGATCCTTTGTGGTTTACGGCGGTGACAGCCCACAGAACAGAAAGGCGGGAAGAGTTGTTTCATATGATGATTTAAGTCAGGTAATAGAATTTTTGTGA
- a CDS encoding virulence RhuM family protein, which yields MQNNEKKNQLSIHDELTEFLLYTSPDGEVKVEVFLHNENIWLTQKRISELFGVGIPAISKHLSNIFESCELVEDSVISILETTAADGKTYKTRYYNLDAIISVGYRVNSSKATRFRIWATKLLKEYMIKGFVLDDKRLKNVNRFFTEPFRFPMQQDKPY from the coding sequence ATGCAAAATAATGAAAAGAAGAATCAGTTATCTATCCATGATGAATTGACAGAATTTCTGCTATATACATCCCCTGACGGAGAGGTAAAAGTAGAGGTGTTTTTGCATAATGAAAACATCTGGCTTACTCAAAAGCGGATTTCTGAGTTGTTCGGTGTTGGAATTCCTGCAATATCTAAACATTTAAGCAACATTTTTGAGAGTTGTGAGTTGGTTGAAGATTCAGTTATTTCCATTTTGGAAACAACTGCCGCAGATGGGAAAACCTATAAAACCAGATATTACAACCTCGATGCCATAATATCGGTAGGCTATCGTGTTAATTCATCCAAAGCAACCCGGTTTCGAATATGGGCAACAAAACTGCTTAAAGAATACATGATTAAAGGATTTGTTTTGGATGATAAGCGACTGAAAAATGTGAATAGGTTTTTTACAGAGCCATTTAGATTTCCCATGCAACAGGACAAACCTTATTAG
- a CDS encoding ATP-binding protein, producing the protein MTISFYGFKSDLSLMGMLTKSQIMEILNDWNYWKKDFNEYHRRPKYQSKIELFRDSGEIIVLTGIRRSGKSTLLKMEMESLSEIVERKCLLYVNFEDLRLSNAQNDDLLSLIFTVYRENINPEGEVYLFLDEVQNVSGWEKWVYTLHELNKAKIYVTGSSSKMLSGEIATALSGRHLCIEIYPLTFLEYISFKGVVCTDLPDYTSQKIEINRLFNEYLEFGGFPKIANMKAELKHEDLISYFNTILIKDIVGRHGFDYSKLETLTYYLLSNDTKQNNINSISKALGFNYATVESYVNALKEVYMLFDIRNYNYSLKKQIKSDNKFYSVDTGFVNAVSFKFSDNVGRLYENVVFNELKRRGKEIFFLNDSGCECDFIIKERDEIKGAFQVCYSLNNSNQQREINGLIAACKKFGINRGYIITESRSELMNLKGLEIEVVPITEFLLCRDL; encoded by the coding sequence TTGACTATAAGTTTTTATGGTTTTAAGTCAGATCTCTCTCTCATGGGCATGCTTACCAAAAGTCAGATCATGGAAATTCTCAATGACTGGAACTATTGGAAGAAAGATTTCAATGAATATCACAGGCGGCCAAAATATCAGAGCAAAATAGAGTTGTTCCGGGACTCCGGTGAGATTATTGTACTTACAGGTATCAGAAGGAGTGGTAAGTCAACACTTCTGAAGATGGAGATGGAGTCTCTTTCAGAAATTGTGGAGAGGAAATGTCTGTTATATGTGAATTTTGAAGACTTAAGGCTTTCAAACGCTCAAAATGATGATCTTCTGTCTTTAATTTTTACTGTATATCGTGAAAACATAAATCCTGAAGGTGAAGTTTATCTGTTTTTAGATGAGGTGCAGAATGTTTCCGGGTGGGAAAAATGGGTTTATACTCTTCACGAATTAAATAAGGCAAAAATATATGTGACAGGTTCGTCATCAAAGATGCTTTCCGGCGAGATAGCAACGGCCTTGAGCGGCAGGCACCTTTGCATTGAGATATATCCGCTAACTTTTTTAGAGTATATTTCATTTAAAGGCGTAGTCTGCACAGATTTGCCTGATTATACCTCCCAAAAAATTGAGATTAACCGGCTGTTTAATGAATATCTGGAGTTTGGCGGTTTTCCAAAGATTGCCAATATGAAAGCGGAGCTTAAACATGAGGATTTAATTTCATATTTTAATACAATACTGATAAAGGATATTGTCGGAAGGCATGGTTTTGACTATTCCAAACTCGAAACTCTCACCTATTATCTGTTGTCAAATGATACAAAACAAAATAATATTAACAGTATATCAAAAGCTTTAGGGTTTAATTACGCCACTGTTGAGAGTTATGTAAATGCGCTAAAAGAGGTTTATATGCTTTTTGATATCCGGAATTACAATTATTCCTTAAAAAAGCAGATTAAGTCTGATAATAAGTTTTATTCTGTTGATACCGGGTTTGTGAATGCTGTTTCATTTAAGTTCTCTGATAATGTGGGGAGACTTTATGAAAATGTCGTATTTAATGAGCTTAAAAGGCGTGGAAAAGAGATATTTTTCCTGAATGACAGTGGCTGTGAGTGTGATTTCATTATAAAGGAGAGGGATGAAATTAAGGGCGCCTTTCAGGTCTGCTATTCTCTTAATAATAGCAATCAGCAAAGAGAGATCAATGGTTTAATTGCCGCCTGCAAAAAGTTCGGGATAAATAGGGGCTATATAATAACAGAAAGCAGAAGCGAGCTGATGAATTTGAAGGGTTTGGAGATAGAGGTTGTGCCGATTACTGAGTTTTTGCTTTGCAGGGATTTGTGA